In Thermoflexus sp., the sequence TGAAATTTATCTCGAAAATGGGCGTTTGTCAACTTTCGGCGAGGGGCTGTCGCCCACCCGGTGGGTCGCCCCCTTTACGCAAGCTCCACCCCATCCGAGCGAGCCCCTGCACATTCTTCGGGATGCTCTTCGCAATACGGACGGGTTCCCGGCAGCTGTCCCCGGTGAGCGGCCACCCACTCGTAGAGGGCGTCGGCAATCCTCCGGAAAAGGGGGATCCGATAAAGCACTCGGATCCCTGGGCAGCCCAGGGCCTCGCTGAAGGCGACCAGGATCGCTGCGGCGCCCCGATGGTGTGCGCCATCGGGCGTGATCGCCCACGCTGCCTGTTCGCACGCCTCCCGGGTCAGGCCATAGCGCTCCGGAGCCCCCGGACGTTGAAAAGGCACCAGCCGGACGCGATGCCTTCGGTCCCAGCGCTTCACCCATCGCGCAGCCCAGGTGCAGAAGCCACAGCTCCCATCGAAGATCAGGACTGTCCTCTCCTCCTCCATCGTTTCACACCCCTCCGGCGATGCGATCCTGAGACCGTCCGTATACCCGATCGCCCGAGCGCCCCTCCTCCGCTTGCCTTTCGCCTTACGATGGCGAGATTCCGAAGAGGGACGATCCCTTTCGGAACCGCGGCTCGAGGCTTGCTTCGCGGGTCCCATGAAGCTCTATAATGGCAAGCGCAGAAGCCATCCTTCGCCCTTGGGGAAGGGTATGCGCATCCTGATCACAGGGGCAGGCGGTCAGCTGGGACGGGCCCTGCAGGAGGCCCTGGCGGCTCATTCGTTGATTCCGCTCACTCGCGCCGATCTGGACATCACCGATCGGGCGGCAGTCTTCCGGGCCATCCTTCGCTATCGGCCCGATGTGGTCATCCACGCCGCCGCGATGACCGATGTAGATGGCTGCGCCCGGGATCCGGAGCGGGCCTTTCAGGTGAACGCCCTGGGCACCCAGACCGTGGCGATGGCCTGCGGGGCGGCCGGAGCGACCATGGTTTACATCAGCACCAACGAGGTGTTCGATGGGACCAAAACCGAGCCCTATCTGGAATTCGATCCCCCGAACCCTATCAACCCCTATGGTCGCAGCAAGTGGGCCGGGGAATGGTTCGTCTCCCACCTCCTCCGCCGCTTTTACATCGTCCGAACGGCGTGGGTCTTCGGCCCGGGAGGCCATCACTTCATCCGCAAGATCCTCCAGCGGGCCGACGAACAGGGGGCCCTCCGGGTGGTCCACGATGAAGTGGGCTCGCCCAGCTACGCCCGGGATGTGGCGGCGGCGATCGCCCGCCTGATCGAGACCGGAGCCTATGGGATCTATCATTTCACCAATGAGGGGATGTGCTCCCGCTATGAGTATGCCATCGAAATCCTCCGTCGCACCGGCCGATCCCACATCCCGGTGACCCCCATCTCGCTGACGGAGTTCCCTCGTCCCTCCCGGGTCCCTCCGTTCACCCCGCTGCGCAACCTGTGCGGGGCCACCATGGGGATCACCCTGCGCCCGTGGCCGGAGGCGCTGCGGGCTTACCTGGCGGAAGAAGGATGGCTATCCGAATGAGCGAGCCGCTGGTCTCGGTGATCATCCCCAACTGGAACGGCGCGGCCCATCTGCCCACCTGCCTGGAGGCGCTGCGCCGACAGACCTATGCCCGACGGGAAGTGCTGGTGGTGGACAACGGCTCCACCGATGATTCCCTGAAGCTCCTCGTCCGCTACCCCAAGGTTCGGGTCCTGGCCCTGGGATGCAACCGGGGCTTTGCGGGGGCCGTCAACGCAGGGATCCGCGCCGCCCATGGGGAGATCCTCGTGCTCCTGAACAATGATACAGAGGCCTCCCCCACCTGGCTGGAGGCCCTGGTGGCGGCCTTCGAACGCCATCCGGACGCCGGGCTTCTGGCCTCCAAGATCCTCCTCTTCGATCGCCGGGATGTTTTCCATTCCGCCGGGGATTACTACCGGGTGGACGGGATTCCGGGAAACCGTGGGGTCTGGGAAACGGATCGGGGGCAGTATGATCGGGAAGAGGAAGTGTTCTCCGCCTGCGGGGCAGCGGCCGCCTATCGGCGGGAGCTTTTCCAGGACATCGGGCCCTTCGATGAGGATTTCTTTTACTCGTGTGAGGATGTGGATCTGGCCTGGCGGGCTCAGATCGCAGGATGGAACTGCTGGTATGTCCCGACCGCCGTGGTCTATCACAAGTTGAGCGCCACCGGCGGCGGCCCGATCGCCAGCTTCTATGATGGGCGGAATTTCATTTACCTGATCGCCAAGGATTACCCGGCGGGGTTGCTGAGGCGGTTCTGGCCACAGATTCTGCGGGCGCAATTCCAGATCGCATGGAATGCCCTCCGGGCGTGGAGGGGAACGGCCGCGCGAGCCCGGCTGCGGGGGATGCTGGCCGGCCTTCTCACCTGGCCGCGCGCCGCCCGGAAGCGGCCCCAGGTCTTCGCCCGCCGCCGCCGCTCCGATGAGGCGCTGCTGGAACGGCTGATGCGGGCTCCCGCTTGAAGAGCCGCGCCGCTCATCCGCGTGACCGCTTCATCGATAGGCCACAAACCCGGGATGATTGACCCTTCTTTCACTCCGATAGACAATTCCCATAACTCCCGCTCAGGAGCGATCATGCGTCGATTGGGGATCGTGTTGCTGATCACGCTGGTTCTGGCCTGCAGCGCGGGGGCTATCGCGCTGGTCTGGACCGCTGCCCATTGGGCCTCCCGACCCGCTCTCCCTACCCCCCCTTTCTCGCCTCCACCCGCTTCGACCGCAACCGTTCCGCCGCCAAGCGCCACTCCCTTCCCGTCCGTCTCATCTCCCCCGTCCCCTCCGGGGACCGCCGCCCCGAGCCTGAAGGTTTTCGATGAGATCGCCCGGGTGGTGGAACAGATCCGGGGACTGCAGGCGACAGGGCCTTACACGCGCTCCCTGATGACCCCGGCGGAGTTGCGCGCCTATCAGGAGAGGAAGTTTGAGAACGATTACACACCGGAAGAGGCCCGTCAGGATACCCTGACCCTGGCCGCCTTCGATCTGCTGCCCCGGGATTTCAACCTGCGGGAGTTCCTGCTCGATCTTTACACCGAACAGATCGCGGGCTTCTACGACCCGGACACCAAACAATTCTTCGTGATCAGCGAGCAGGAGCAGCCGGGGATCCTGGAGCGGGTGACCTTTGCCCATGAATACACGCACCTTCTGCAGGATCAGCACTTCGATCTCGTCGCCCTCGGGTTCACGGATGATCCGAGCAAGCGGCCGAAGGACCTGGATGATGACGCGATGCTCGCCCGGCGGGCCCTGGTAGAAGGGGATGCGACCCTCACGCAGATGCTCTATCTGAGCCGCCTCTCCCGGGCCGAGCAACGGGAATGGCTGGAGGCCATCCAGCGTCAGCCCAGTGAAGTCCTCGACCGCGCTCCCCGGGTCATCCGGGAGGAGCTCACCTTCCCCTACGACGCGGGCTTCGCATTCGTTCGAACGCTGTATGAGCAGGGGGGATGGGATGCGGTCAACGCCGCCTTCCGGGATCCCCCCGCTTCCACCGAACAGATCCTGCATCCGGAGAAGTTCCGGAGCCGCGAGCCGCCCATCCGGGTGACACTGCCACCCCTCACCGATACGCTCGGGAGCGGCTGGCGGCTGATCGATGAGAATGTGCTGGGGGAGTTCTTCCTGCGGGTTTATCTGGAGGAACGCCTTCCCGCATCTCAGGCAGAGGAAGCAGCCGCCGGATGGGGTGGAGATCGCTATGCAGTCTATGGGAATGAGGCGACCGGTCAGGACCTGCTGGTGCTCGCCGTGGCCTGGGATAATGAGGCGGAGGCCCGCGAGTTCGTGGAAGCCTACCGGGCCTATGCGGCCGCTCGCTATGGGCAAGGCCCTGTCCGGGAGACCGCCGGACAGGCCCTCTGGGTCGGGAAGGACGTATTATGGCTGGAATGGAAGGGGACGGATACGCTGATCCTCCGTGGGCCCAGCGAGGAATTGGTGGCTCGGGTCCGCGCTCGCATTCCGTGGCCACGCTGAGGCGGCAGCCCATGGACCTCCCATGGGGCGCTCCATCGCTTGCCCGGATCCTGGAGGCCTACTGGACGTTGCGGAAGGTGCTTCCAGCGACCCCCTTGCGGATGTTTCCGGTATTGAACCGCATGCTGGAGGGCCAGGTCGGGCTGAAGTTCGAAGCCTAACCGCCGACCGGCTCGTTTGGGGTTCGCGGCGCTCTGGCCCGGCTGGCGCATCGGACGTCCGAGGAGCGCGAGCGGGGAGTGGTCACCGCCTCCGCCGGCAATCATGGCCTGGCCGTGGCGTCCGCCGCCCGGCTGCTAAGGGGGGGATCCCTACCATGATCTTCATGCCGGAAACCGGTGCCCGGAACAAGATCCGGGCCTTGGAAGCAATGGAAGCCCGCCTGCGGCTGGTCGGTCGGAGCTACGCGGAAGCCCATGAGGCCATGCTGGCCTCCGCGGCCTCAACCGGCGCATGCGAGGCGCATGCGATATCCATGCCGATGAGGATCCCTGGGTGGTGTGTGTAGGGCAACTGCAAGCAGTTGCCCCACTCCCTCGATAGGTGCGGCTGTAGGATTTAGGGGCCGGGCGAGATGTCGGGCGAAGCCCGATCGACAAATCCAATCCTTCAGGAGGAAGGAGCTCCATGAGCCCTTTGCGACATTTCATCTCCCTGGCGGACTGGTCTCCGGAGGAGATCGAAGGATTGATCATGGAAGCCGCCCGAATGAAGGCGGACTGGAAAGCGGGGGTTCGGCCGCCGATCCTGGCGGGCCGGACGCTGGGGATGCTCTTTGAAAAGCCCTCCCTGCGCACGCGGGTTTCCTTCGAGATGGCCATGCGCCACCTGGGCGGGGACGCCATCTATCTTTCTCCGCAGGAGGTTGGCCTGGGCAAGCGGGAAAGCGTGGCCGATGTGGCCCGGGTGCTCAGCCGTTATGTGGATGCCATCATGGCCCGGGTCTTCGCCCACTCCATCCTAGAGGAGATGGCGCGCTACGCGACGGTCCCTGTCATCAACGGGCTCTCCGACGACGAACATCCCTGCCAGGCCCTGGGGGATATGCTCACCGTTTATGAAAAGAAAGGGCGCCTGCGGGGGCTGAAGCTGGCCTTTGTGGGGGATGGGAACAACGTGGCCACGGCTCTGCTTTACATCTGCGCCATGCTGGGAGTGGATTTCGCCATCGCCACGCCTCCAGGTTATATGCTGAAAGAACCAGCCATCGAACGCGGGAAAGCCTTCGCCGCCCGCAGCGGCAGCCGTCTGCTGTTCACCCATGATCCAATTGAGGCGGTGCGGGACGCTGATGTGATCTACACGGACGTATGGGCGAGCATGGGGCAGGAAGCGGAGGCGGAGATCCGGCGTCGCGTCTTTCCCCCCTACCAGGTCAATGCCGCGCTGGTGGCGAAGGCGAAGCCGGAT encodes:
- the argF gene encoding ornithine carbamoyltransferase — translated: MSPLRHFISLADWSPEEIEGLIMEAARMKADWKAGVRPPILAGRTLGMLFEKPSLRTRVSFEMAMRHLGGDAIYLSPQEVGLGKRESVADVARVLSRYVDAIMARVFAHSILEEMARYATVPVINGLSDDEHPCQALGDMLTVYEKKGRLRGLKLAFVGDGNNVATALLYICAMLGVDFAIATPPGYMLKEPAIERGKAFAARSGSRLLFTHDPIEAVRDADVIYTDVWASMGQEAEAEIRRRVFPPYQVNAALVAKAKPDVIVMHCLPAHRGEEITDDVADGPHSVIFDQAENRLHAQKALLVRLLSG
- the rfbD gene encoding dTDP-4-dehydrorhamnose reductase, with amino-acid sequence MRILITGAGGQLGRALQEALAAHSLIPLTRADLDITDRAAVFRAILRYRPDVVIHAAAMTDVDGCARDPERAFQVNALGTQTVAMACGAAGATMVYISTNEVFDGTKTEPYLEFDPPNPINPYGRSKWAGEWFVSHLLRRFYIVRTAWVFGPGGHHFIRKILQRADEQGALRVVHDEVGSPSYARDVAAAIARLIETGAYGIYHFTNEGMCSRYEYAIEILRRTGRSHIPVTPISLTEFPRPSRVPPFTPLRNLCGATMGITLRPWPEALRAYLAEEGWLSE
- a CDS encoding DUF393 domain-containing protein, whose translation is MEEERTVLIFDGSCGFCTWAARWVKRWDRRHRVRLVPFQRPGAPERYGLTREACEQAAWAITPDGAHHRGAAAILVAFSEALGCPGIRVLYRIPLFRRIADALYEWVAAHRGQLPGTRPYCEEHPEECAGARSDGVELA
- a CDS encoding glycosyltransferase family 2 protein → MSEPLVSVIIPNWNGAAHLPTCLEALRRQTYARREVLVVDNGSTDDSLKLLVRYPKVRVLALGCNRGFAGAVNAGIRAAHGEILVLLNNDTEASPTWLEALVAAFERHPDAGLLASKILLFDRRDVFHSAGDYYRVDGIPGNRGVWETDRGQYDREEEVFSACGAAAAYRRELFQDIGPFDEDFFYSCEDVDLAWRAQIAGWNCWYVPTAVVYHKLSATGGGPIASFYDGRNFIYLIAKDYPAGLLRRFWPQILRAQFQIAWNALRAWRGTAARARLRGMLAGLLTWPRAARKRPQVFARRRRSDEALLERLMRAPA